Proteins encoded by one window of Chryseobacterium aquaeductus:
- the murD gene encoding UDP-N-acetylmuramoyl-L-alanine--D-glutamate ligase — protein MKIVVLGGGESGCGAAYLAKKKGLEVFLSDKGAIKDNYKQFLTENEIDFEEGKHDEERILSADWIVKSPGIPKKADIIHKIHMKGIRISSEIEFASEFTNAKIIAITGSNGKTTTTSLIYYILKSDGMNVGLGGNIGYSFAKQVADENHEYYVLEVSSFQLDDIQNFRPYISLLLNLSKDHLDQYNYNYEEYALAKFRIAENQENDNFFIYNKDDEMSKSILEKFEIKAKMIPFSTKEKLNEGGFIDDEELIVKLKDKFSMKLEELSLMGNHNVANSLAASIAGKILEINNESIRNSLMTFQAVEHRLELVTEIEGVKFINDSKATNVNATYYALESMKTPTVWIVGGQDKGNDYSEIEDLVKRKVKAIICLGLDNQKIVDFFKDKKDFIYDTSSMEEAVKISKSLAKNGDTVLLSPCCASFDLFKNYEDRGNQFKEQVLKVTANSNS, from the coding sequence ATGAAAATAGTTGTTTTAGGAGGTGGAGAAAGCGGTTGTGGTGCTGCTTATTTGGCTAAAAAGAAAGGTTTGGAAGTGTTTCTTTCAGACAAAGGTGCCATTAAGGATAACTACAAGCAGTTTCTTACAGAGAATGAAATTGATTTTGAAGAAGGAAAACACGATGAAGAGAGAATCTTAAGCGCAGACTGGATCGTAAAAAGCCCGGGAATTCCGAAAAAGGCAGATATAATCCACAAAATTCACATGAAGGGAATCAGAATTTCTTCGGAAATAGAATTTGCTTCAGAATTTACCAACGCAAAGATTATCGCCATCACCGGAAGCAACGGAAAGACGACGACAACGTCTTTGATCTATTACATTCTGAAAAGTGACGGAATGAATGTAGGTTTGGGCGGAAACATTGGTTACAGTTTTGCAAAGCAGGTAGCAGATGAGAATCATGAATATTATGTATTAGAAGTAAGTTCTTTCCAATTGGATGATATTCAGAATTTCAGACCGTATATTTCTTTGTTGTTGAATCTTTCAAAGGATCATCTGGATCAGTACAATTACAACTATGAAGAATATGCTTTAGCAAAATTCAGAATAGCTGAAAATCAAGAGAATGACAATTTTTTCATCTATAATAAAGATGATGAAATGAGTAAAAGTATTCTTGAAAAATTTGAAATAAAAGCGAAGATGATTCCTTTTTCAACTAAAGAAAAACTGAATGAAGGAGGTTTTATTGATGATGAAGAATTGATTGTAAAACTTAAAGATAAATTCTCTATGAAATTGGAAGAATTGTCTTTAATGGGAAATCATAATGTTGCCAACAGTTTAGCGGCATCTATTGCCGGTAAAATATTGGAAATCAATAATGAAAGCATCAGGAATTCATTGATGACATTTCAGGCAGTTGAGCACAGACTAGAATTGGTTACTGAGATTGAAGGTGTAAAATTCATCAACGACAGCAAAGCAACCAACGTCAACGCAACATATTACGCGTTAGAAAGCATGAAAACTCCGACTGTTTGGATTGTTGGCGGACAAGATAAAGGAAATGATTACTCCGAAATTGAGGATTTGGTTAAAAGAAAAGTTAAGGCAATTATTTGCCTGGGGCTAGACAATCAAAAAATAGTAGACTTTTTTAAAGATAAAAAAGATTTTATATATGATACTTCCAGCATGGAAGAAGCGGTGAAAATTTCAAAATCATTAGCCAAAAACGGCGATACAGTTTTGTTGTCACCTTGTTGCGCAAGCTTCGATTTGTTTAAAAATTACGAAGACCGAGGCAACCAGTTTAAAGAACAAGTTTTAAAAGTAACAGCTAATAGCAACAGCTAA
- a CDS encoding FtsW/RodA/SpoVE family cell cycle protein, giving the protein MNEQYTEESKFEYLKGDKVLWMVIIVISIFSIFPVYSASSNLEYIVNNGTTTGHVMKHMFFVILGLAIMRGVGFFKYEYIGKLSSIFLGLMIILLVVTMFTGQTIDGASASRWLKIPGTPISFQPSSFAFLMLIIYLCRYLTKKITRERTVGENIGFIFGPILLVFVLVAKDNGSTALMILMVSVIVLVIGQLHWKYIAGFISSSFVAIVLFLLVALNTNLIGGNRVHTWMSRIETFTSSKAKTADVDDESVKAKNYQVMQAKAAIVHGGITGMGPGKSALKQMLPQSASDFIFAVIVEEYGVIGAAFLISMYLIMIIRIVMIASKMPAFFGSLLVLSLGVMIFIQLAVNIAVAVNLIPVTGQPLPLISYGGTSMLVTYIQLGIILNVSSRIQIYDEEGMGKKQSIVEINDIA; this is encoded by the coding sequence ATGAACGAACAGTACACAGAAGAAAGCAAATTTGAATATCTAAAGGGCGATAAAGTTCTTTGGATGGTCATTATTGTGATCTCTATTTTCTCGATTTTCCCGGTGTATTCTGCAAGTTCAAATTTAGAATACATTGTCAATAACGGAACTACGACCGGTCACGTGATGAAGCACATGTTTTTTGTGATTTTGGGATTGGCAATTATGAGAGGCGTAGGCTTTTTCAAATATGAATACATCGGAAAACTCAGCAGCATTTTCTTGGGTTTAATGATTATTTTATTGGTGGTCACCATGTTTACCGGGCAAACCATAGACGGAGCAAGTGCTTCGAGATGGCTGAAAATTCCGGGTACACCAATTTCCTTTCAGCCTTCATCATTTGCGTTTCTGATGTTGATCATTTATTTGTGTAGATATTTAACCAAAAAAATAACGAGAGAGCGAACTGTTGGTGAAAATATAGGCTTTATTTTCGGACCAATTTTGTTGGTTTTTGTTCTTGTGGCAAAAGATAACGGCTCTACAGCATTAATGATTTTAATGGTTTCTGTAATTGTTTTAGTCATCGGTCAGCTTCACTGGAAGTACATTGCAGGGTTTATTTCATCATCATTTGTAGCGATCGTGTTGTTTTTATTGGTTGCTTTAAATACTAATCTTATTGGTGGAAACCGTGTACATACATGGATGAGCCGTATCGAAACATTTACCTCAAGCAAAGCCAAAACTGCTGATGTAGACGATGAAAGTGTAAAGGCAAAAAACTATCAGGTCATGCAGGCAAAAGCTGCCATCGTTCATGGCGGAATTACCGGAATGGGACCAGGGAAAAGTGCATTAAAACAAATGTTGCCGCAGTCTGCGTCTGATTTTATTTTTGCGGTAATTGTTGAAGAATATGGTGTAATCGGAGCAGCATTTCTCATCAGTATGTATCTCATTATGATCATCAGAATTGTAATGATTGCGAGTAAAATGCCCGCATTTTTCGGGTCGTTGCTTGTGCTCAGTCTCGGGGTTATGATTTTTATACAGCTAGCGGTAAACATTGCCGTTGCAGTCAATCTGATTCCTGTTACAGGGCAGCCGCTGCCACTCATAAGTTATGGAGGAACATCAATGCTGGTAACTTATATTCAGTTAGGAATAATATTAAATGTAAGCTCAAGAATCCAGATATATGATGAAGAAGGAATGGGCAAAAAGCAAAGTATCGTCGAAATAAATGATATTGCTTAA
- the murG gene encoding undecaprenyldiphospho-muramoylpentapeptide beta-N-acetylglucosaminyltransferase, whose protein sequence is MSKKLKVLLSGGGTGGHIFPAIAIADEIRKRFPDAEFLFIGANGKMEMEKVPQAGYKIEGIDISGIDRGNILSNLGLPIKILKSLSKSKRIIKNFSPDFAVGTGGFASGPALYEASKIGIPIFIQEQNAHAGVTNKILSKKAKAVFTAYPKVEGFPSEKIKFLGNPIRENIISGMQESSQAKEKMGLDQSKLTILSVGGSLGSRTLNNGWKDNLDQLKEKGYQLIWQTGKLDYKEIVESCKLPVDGNSDSQQPGTNNQIQIKEFIKDMETAYSAADVIVSRAGAIAISELAVAQKPVLLVPFPFAAEDHQTKNAMTLVEKNAAKMVKDSEMQEKFWSTLSEICDNENVRKEMSENLKYFAKPNAAKEIVDEIFKIIK, encoded by the coding sequence ATGAGCAAAAAATTGAAAGTATTATTATCAGGAGGAGGAACAGGTGGTCACATCTTTCCTGCGATTGCTATTGCAGACGAAATCAGAAAAAGATTTCCTGATGCAGAATTTTTGTTCATTGGTGCTAACGGGAAAATGGAAATGGAAAAAGTTCCTCAGGCTGGCTATAAAATCGAAGGAATCGACATCTCCGGAATCGACAGAGGAAATATATTATCCAATTTGGGTTTGCCTATCAAGATTTTGAAAAGTTTATCTAAATCTAAAAGAATAATTAAAAATTTCTCTCCGGATTTTGCAGTGGGAACGGGTGGTTTCGCAAGCGGACCTGCCTTGTACGAAGCCAGCAAAATAGGCATTCCGATTTTTATTCAGGAACAAAATGCGCATGCAGGAGTAACGAATAAAATTTTAAGTAAAAAAGCAAAAGCCGTTTTTACAGCTTATCCGAAAGTGGAAGGTTTTCCGTCTGAAAAAATAAAGTTTTTAGGGAATCCAATACGTGAAAATATCATCTCAGGAATGCAGGAATCCTCTCAGGCAAAAGAAAAAATGGGTTTAGATCAAAGTAAGCTCACAATTTTGTCAGTTGGTGGTTCTTTAGGTTCAAGAACATTAAACAACGGTTGGAAAGATAATTTAGATCAACTAAAAGAAAAAGGTTATCAATTAATCTGGCAAACCGGAAAACTGGATTATAAGGAAATTGTTGAAAGTTGTAAGTTGCCAGTTGATGGAAATTCCGACAGCCAACAACCAGGAACCAACAACCAGATCCAAATAAAGGAATTCATTAAAGACATGGAAACTGCCTATTCAGCAGCTGATGTCATTGTTTCAAGAGCGGGTGCGATTGCCATTTCAGAATTGGCTGTAGCTCAAAAACCTGTTTTATTGGTTCCGTTTCCATTTGCAGCGGAAGATCATCAAACGAAAAATGCAATGACTCTGGTTGAAAAAAACGCAGCTAAAATGGTAAAAGACTCTGAAATGCAGGAAAAATTCTGGAGTACATTATCAGAAATCTGCGATAACGAAAATGTAAGAAAAGAAATGTCTGAAAATCTGAAATATTTTGCCAAACCCAATGCGGCGAAAGAGATTGTGGATGAGATATTTAAAATAATTAAGTAA
- the murC gene encoding UDP-N-acetylmuramate--L-alanine ligase, whose translation MNNLETYQKFYFVGIGGIGMSALARYFHASGKNVLGYDKTNTKLTQLLMSEGIDIVFEDVINEKITSLEKEKTLVIYTPAIKKLGILDYFNENQFEVLKRAKVLGLITENTDCIAVAGTHGKTTTSTLVSHLCKEADLPFSCFLGGISENFKSNFLFNGTEYSVVEADEYDRSFLNLSPDWAVITSTDADHLDIYGDKNTIEEGFRQFAALVPEDKQLFVRKGIDIGRAHKTYAVNEEADYFSDNLRMDYDKIYFDFHTPTETVKDFVWDVPGIHNVENATVALAILHNLGVDFETLKKAIANFKGIKRRYTKHIYPSGKIYIDDYAHHPTEINAVVGSIKTFYPDKKLLVVFQPHLFSRTRDFVDGFAESLSNSEELILLDIYPARELQENFEGITSDWLLEKVTLDKKEISNLSEAFNKIKEKEFDILLTVGAGNIDTLYDPICEWLGNN comes from the coding sequence ATGAACAATTTAGAAACATATCAAAAATTTTATTTCGTTGGAATCGGAGGTATTGGGATGAGCGCTTTGGCGCGCTATTTCCATGCTTCGGGCAAAAACGTTTTGGGCTACGATAAAACCAACACAAAACTGACTCAACTGTTGATGAGTGAAGGAATTGATATTGTTTTTGAAGATGTTATTAATGAAAAAATCACTTCTTTAGAGAAGGAAAAAACATTGGTAATTTATACTCCGGCGATCAAAAAGCTTGGGATTTTAGATTATTTCAATGAAAATCAGTTTGAAGTTTTAAAACGTGCAAAAGTTTTAGGTTTAATTACCGAAAACACAGACTGCATCGCTGTTGCTGGAACTCATGGAAAAACAACGACTTCTACTTTGGTTTCACATTTATGTAAAGAAGCAGATTTGCCATTTTCATGTTTTTTAGGTGGAATTTCAGAGAATTTCAAATCAAATTTCTTGTTTAATGGAACTGAATATTCTGTGGTGGAAGCCGATGAATATGACAGAAGTTTCCTTAACCTTTCTCCGGATTGGGCGGTGATTACTTCTACGGATGCCGATCATTTGGATATTTATGGTGATAAAAATACGATTGAAGAAGGTTTCAGACAGTTTGCAGCTTTAGTTCCTGAAGACAAACAGCTTTTTGTAAGAAAAGGAATTGACATCGGAAGAGCTCATAAAACCTACGCCGTAAACGAAGAAGCTGATTATTTTTCAGACAATCTTCGCATGGATTATGATAAAATCTACTTCGATTTTCATACTCCGACAGAAACCGTAAAAGATTTTGTTTGGGATGTTCCGGGAATTCACAATGTAGAAAATGCAACAGTTGCTTTGGCTATTCTGCATAATCTGGGAGTTGATTTTGAAACTTTAAAGAAAGCGATTGCCAATTTTAAAGGCATCAAAAGAAGATATACAAAACATATTTATCCGAGTGGGAAAATTTATATCGATGATTATGCGCATCATCCCACAGAGATTAATGCTGTTGTTGGTTCTATCAAAACTTTTTATCCTGATAAAAAATTATTGGTGGTTTTCCAGCCACATTTGTTTAGCCGCACGAGAGATTTTGTGGATGGATTTGCCGAAAGTTTAAGCAATTCTGAAGAGTTGATTTTGTTGGATATTTATCCTGCAAGAGAGCTTCAGGAAAATTTTGAAGGCATCACTTCAGATTGGTTACTGGAAAAAGTGACTTTAGATAAAAAAGAAATTTCAAATTTATCTGAGGCTTTTAATAAAATAAAAGAAAAGGAGTTTGATATTTTGTTAACGGTCGGAGCAGGGAATATCGATACGTTGTATGATCCGATTTGTGAGTGGTTAGGAAATAATTAA
- a CDS encoding GxxExxY protein, which produces MNENEISAIIIDAGLKVHRSLGQGLYETVYEQCLNYELKNRGLLVERQKFLSIQYENLKVENAFKIDLLVENKVVIEIKAQDALDNFHSAQLLNYLKLGNYKLSLLLNFNSKLFKTGINRVINGYIK; this is translated from the coding sequence ATGAATGAAAACGAAATTTCGGCGATTATAATTGATGCAGGATTGAAAGTTCATAGAAGTCTTGGACAAGGTTTATACGAAACAGTATATGAACAATGTCTTAATTATGAATTAAAAAATAGAGGACTTTTGGTAGAAAGACAGAAATTTCTTTCGATACAATATGAAAATTTAAAAGTTGAAAATGCATTTAAAATTGATTTGTTAGTTGAAAACAAAGTTGTTATAGAAATTAAAGCTCAAGATGCTTTAGATAATTTTCACAGTGCTCAATTATTAAATTATTTAAAATTAGGAAACTACAAATTGAGTTTATTGTTAAATTTTAATTCTAAACTTTTTAAAACCGGAATTAATAGAGTAATAAACGGATATATAAAATAA
- a CDS encoding cell division protein FtsQ/DivIB: MKNKYRILKIAITVIILGFLLSFSLKKFSGQKITDERISVKMNEKTPVYFIDEKDIKQIVIKENPSGKVGDLNIPELEKKINALPAVDSANVYLNLNGKLNLDIKQRVPVFRLNNDGKDFYVDEKGTEFPTSRTYSHPCMLVTGDVKKEEYEKLGELVDKIDKDDFSKKYFIGISKYKDSYNLLTSEGNYKVEIGDLENIELKVKGFKTFVEKYLVFQDPQKYSMVSVKYQNQIVTTLNPYFKENDSILKAGHKDLAKVPTVSTVKRAATKEKPAILKKAMTTSSKPKQSTKPKVVDKPKEKKIVPEKKTATKPKTKAKVKIE, encoded by the coding sequence ATGAAAAATAAATACAGAATTTTAAAAATTGCCATCACAGTGATCATTCTTGGGTTCCTGCTGAGTTTCTCTTTGAAGAAATTTAGTGGTCAGAAGATTACGGACGAGAGAATTTCTGTAAAAATGAATGAGAAAACTCCGGTTTATTTTATTGATGAAAAAGATATTAAACAAATCGTCATTAAAGAAAATCCGTCAGGAAAAGTTGGAGATTTAAATATTCCGGAACTGGAAAAGAAAATTAATGCACTTCCGGCGGTTGACAGTGCCAATGTTTATTTAAATTTAAATGGAAAGCTGAATTTAGACATCAAACAGCGAGTTCCTGTTTTCAGGTTAAATAATGATGGGAAAGATTTTTATGTAGACGAAAAAGGAACAGAATTTCCGACTTCCAGAACCTATTCGCATCCTTGTATGTTGGTGACGGGTGATGTAAAGAAAGAAGAATATGAGAAGCTGGGTGAATTGGTTGACAAAATCGATAAAGACGATTTTAGTAAAAAATATTTCATTGGAATTTCAAAATATAAAGACAGCTATAATCTCCTCACAAGCGAAGGAAATTATAAAGTGGAGATTGGAGATTTAGAAAATATTGAATTAAAAGTAAAAGGTTTTAAAACTTTTGTTGAGAAATACCTAGTATTCCAGGATCCTCAGAAATATAGTATGGTTTCAGTAAAATATCAAAATCAAATTGTAACGACTCTAAATCCTTATTTTAAAGAAAACGACAGTATTTTAAAAGCAGGACATAAAGATTTGGCAAAAGTTCCCACAGTTTCTACAGTAAAAAGAGCAGCAACAAAGGAAAAACCGGCAATCTTGAAGAAAGCGATGACAACTTCTTCAAAGCCTAAACAAAGTACAAAGCCAAAAGTAGTTGACAAACCCAAAGAGAAAAAGATAGTTCCGGAAAAGAAAACTGCTACAAAGCCCAAGACTAAAGCAAAGGTTAAAATAGAATAA